Proteins encoded by one window of Lepeophtheirus salmonis chromosome 3, UVic_Lsal_1.4, whole genome shotgun sequence:
- the LOC121114841 gene encoding phospholipid phosphatase 5: protein MNAEMKTNIPRFNLLRELIIRACLTALFHYTDYLDPFRRIILINEAKELYGFPNLKSYVTGSDLISITIFIPTLTVLGVYYFKKDVKDLIIAVLTFTLIIPVTGLIVNVIKLSVGRPRPDFISRCWPLGDIPWSEFDDVRENQELSCTGDSELVAEGRKSFPSGHSSLSFAVFTFSFLYVAGKLKTFNFVHKPKSIQSLSLIVAFAQVLVPSIIAISRTCDYHHHWQDVVIGSGIGSLISFVIYNHYFYSIFSEQSNISRM from the exons atgaatgcTGAGATGAAGACAAATATTCCACGATTTAATCTCTTGAGAGAACTTATAATCCGTGCCTGTCTCACAGCGTTATTTCACTACACAGACTACTTGGATCCGTTTCGAcgcattatattaattaatgaggCTAAAGAACTCTATGGGTTTCCTAATTTAAAAAGCTACGTTACAGGGTCTGACTTAATCTCTATAACCATTTTTATTCCTACTCTAACAGTATTAggagtttattattttaagaaagatGTCAAAGACTTAATTATTGCAGTTCTTACATTTACTCTGATTATCCCTGTAACTGGACTAATTGTGAACGTTATAAag TTATCTGTTGGAAGACCTCGCCCTGACTTTATATCTCGTTGTTGGCCATTAGGAGATATTCCATGGTCTGAATTCGATGATGTGAGAGAAAACCAAGAATTATCATGCACTGGAGATTCAGAATTAGTCGCTGAAGGACGGAAGAGTTTCCCTAGTGGCCATTCCAGTTTGTCATTTGCTGTTTTCACATTCTCGTTCCTCTATGTTGCTGGAAAATTAAAAACgtttaattttgtacataaGCCGAAAAGTATTCAATCATTATCCTTGATAGTCGCTTTTGCACAAGTACTAG TTCCGTCTATTATTGCCATTTCTCGTACCTGCGATTATCACCATCATTGGCAAGATGTCGTAATTGGCTCTGGCATAGGATCCTTGATTTCATTTGtgatttataatcattatttttattctatattctCTGAACAATCCAATATTAGTCGGATgtga